Part of the Paenarthrobacter sp. JL.01a genome is shown below.
ACGTCCTACCGGGAAAGGGCTCAACCGGCTGTCAAAACCTGACCAACGGCCGCGCTGATCGCTTCCTTGATCCGGGCATGAAGTCCACGCAGCCCTGCCCGGTCCACGCGCACTTCCACAATGGTGCGGCCCTTCAGCGGCGCCCTCAGTGCGTCGGCGAGTTCCGCCGTCGTACTGACCGCTTGGTGCCCGACGCCGTACGCCGCCGCGAGTGCCGCGATGTCCACTGAGTGCGGGGTGCCAAAGAGGCGTTCGACGGCGGTGCCGTAAGCGCCCGAGTCCTCCACCGCGCCGTGTTCGAGAAGGCTGAAAATCGCTCCGCCGGAGTCGTTGAGCACCACGATGCGGAGGTCCGGAGTTGGTTCTCCCTGGCCCAAAAGAAGGCCGCCGGCGTCGTGCAGGAAAGTGACATCGCCCAGCAGGACGGTGGTTTCGCGTCCGCTGCCCAGGGCGATTCCGGTAGCCGTGGCGATGGTGCCGTCGATGCCGGCGAGGCCGCGGTTGGCGTAGACGGTGGCGATGGGTTCGTGGTGCGGTTGGCCGGCGAGATCGACGTCGCGGATGCCGTTGGAGGAGCCCAGCACCAACTGGCCCCGGGAGTGTTCCCACACTGTGGCGCCTACGGATGGGCCGTTCGCGACGCTCTCCCCCGCAAGCACGCCGTCCAGGGCATGTTGGGCAGCGGCCCCGGCAAGAAGCCAGGAATCCAGCCATTCCGCGGAGCCGCGGCCAGCGAAGTCCGCCAGTTCGGGGAGGGTTTCCACGGGCGTTTCCCGGCGGCGACCGGCCTCGTACCAGGCGACCGGGACAGGTTGGTAGATCGCGGACTCGACGGACTCACGCGCCAGAAGTGCTGCAACAGGGCGGGACAATGTGGCCCGGCCAAAGAGGACC
Proteins encoded:
- the menD gene encoding 2-succinyl-5-enolpyruvyl-6-hydroxy-3-cyclohexene-1-carboxylic-acid synthase, with the protein product MTFQDSLTSIAAARIAVTALLDGGVRHAVVAPGSRSAPMAYALAEAEAAGRIRLHVRIDERDAGFTALGLALSSEAPVAVLTTSGTAVGNLLPAVMEANHSAVPVVVISADRPEELHGTGANQTTIQLDLFGEHVRFAVDVGAGENPQKAVATALYAATGALEDTPPGPVQVNLAFRDPLIPAAGDALPDTQGHGVFHYDAGPRALDLPAAPSELPERRTVVLAGHDAGPVADAFARAHGLPLLAEPSSNARFGPNAVGPYRVLLEHFGPESPSPVERVVLFGRATLSRPVAALLARESVESAIYQPVPVAWYEAGRRRETPVETLPELADFAGRGSAEWLDSWLLAGAAAQHALDGVLAGESVANGPSVGATVWEHSRGQLVLGSSNGIRDVDLAGQPHHEPIATVYANRGLAGIDGTIATATGIALGSGRETTVLLGDVTFLHDAGGLLLGQGEPTPDLRIVVLNDSGGAIFSLLEHGAVEDSGAYGTAVERLFGTPHSVDIAALAAAYGVGHQAVSTTAELADALRAPLKGRTIVEVRVDRAGLRGLHARIKEAISAAVGQVLTAG